Proteins found in one Coffea eugenioides isolate CCC68of chromosome 5, Ceug_1.0, whole genome shotgun sequence genomic segment:
- the LOC113771766 gene encoding GPI-anchored protein LLG1-like: MGSNPSLMLFLFFLLVGLASSSYISNHALEPSGLRGRTLLQAKASCPVNFEAQNYTIITSQCKGPNYSPKLCCDAFKEFACPFADQVNDMKNDCASTMFSYINMYGHYPPGLFANFCKDGAQGLECASAEAESPKKNGALKTAQSTVLVLAAGFLTFLLNAF; this comes from the exons ATGGGGTCTAATCCATCTCTAATGttgtttctcttctttcttcttgttggATTGGCCTCTTCATCCTACATTTCAA ATCATGCATTGGAGCCTAGCGGATTGAGAGGTCGTACCCTTCTTCAAGCAAAAGCAT CTTGCCCTGTAAACTTTGAAGCTCAGAACTACACAATCATCACTAGCCAATGCAAAGGGCCGAATTACTCTCCAAAACTCTGCTGCGATGCCTTCAAGGAATTCGCCTGCCCTTTTGCTGATCAAGTGAATGACATGAAAAACGATTGTGCATCAACCATGTTCAGTTACATTAACATGTATGGACATTATCCTCCTGGACTTTTTGCGAATTTTTGCAAGGATGGCGCCCAGGGCCTTGAATGTGCATCTGCAGAAGCAGAAAGTCCCAAGAAAAATGGGGCGCTGAAAACTGCTCAATCAACTGTGCTGGTGCTGGCAGCTGGTTTCTTGACGTTTTTGTTGAATGCCTTCTAA